A genomic region of Vanessa tameamea isolate UH-Manoa-2023 chromosome 11, ilVanTame1 primary haplotype, whole genome shotgun sequence contains the following coding sequences:
- the LOC113395175 gene encoding superoxide dismutase [Cu-Zn], translated as MPAKAVCVLNGDISGTVFFDQKDDSSPVVVSGEVKGLSKGKHGFHVHEFGDNTNGCTSAGPHFNPLKQEHGAPNASVRHVGDLGNIEASTDGGVTKVNIQDSQISLAGPNSIIGRTLVVHADPDDLGVGGHELSKTTGNAGARIACGVIGLAKSA; from the exons ATGCCGGCCAAAGCAGTGTGCGTTTTAAATGGTGATATAAGTGGCACAGTCTTCTTCGATCAGAAg GATGACAGTTCCCCTGTTGTAGTTTCGGGAGAAGTCAAGGGACTATCAAag GGCAAACATGGATTCCATGTGCATGAATTTGGTGACAACACAAATGGATGCACATCAGCAGGACCTCACTTCAATCCTTTGAAACAAGAACACGGAGCTCCCAATGCTTCAGTCCGTCATGTTGGAGATCTTGGCAACATTGAAGCTTCTACTGATGGTGGTGTCACAAag gTGAACATTCAAGACTCCCAAATCTCACTTGCGGGACCTAACAGTATCATTGGACGCACCTTGGTAGTACACGCCGATCCTGATGATCTTGGTGTTGGGGGCCATGAACTCAGCAAGACCACAGGAAATGCTGGGGCTCGTATTGCTTGTGGAGTGATTGGATTAGCCAAATCTGCTTAA
- the LOC113395174 gene encoding uncharacterized protein LOC113395174, with the protein MEENVAIAPILSPAISAEVESTQIIEEGPRVCPLCSSEIRFFFINFNEKMLMCENIECEFPFGYEDLQFVRFENEEDMSDVISIRTKRTHISPVATGSVISTASWSEIDKINRVYDSEDSQLEQRSYDIQSQKEKRKNKKNTKDSEFLIQKHVEDIKGLNMELMEISETNKIIKNERWIKNLMTLQGKSGVKLLKPEELKQVKKDNKDIKINIDTGNSSNISTIKIQIAETDV; encoded by the exons atggaggAAAATGTTGCTATTGCACCAATACTATCTCCG GCAATATCTGCTGAAGTAGAATCTACGcaaattatagaggaaggcccTAGA gtATGTCCACTTTGTTCTtctgaaataagattttttttcataaatttcaatgaaaaaatgttaatgtGTGAGAATATTGAATGTGAATTTCCATTTGGGTATGAAGACCTACAGTTTGTACGGTTTGAAAATGAAGAAGACATGAGTGATGTCATATCCATAAGAACAAAAAGAACCCACATTTCACCTGTAGCAACTGGTTCTGTGATTTCTACAGCTAGCTGGTCTGAAATAGACAAAATCAATAGAGTTTACGATTCAGAGGATAGTCAGCTAGAACAACGATCATATGATATTCAATCTCAGAAagaaaagagaaaaaataaaaaaaatacaaaagatagTGAATTTTTAATTCAGAAACATGTTGAAGATATCAAAGGTTTGAACATGGAACTAATGGAGATATCTGAGaccaacaaaataattaaaaatgagagATGGATTAAAAATCTCATGACATTGCAAGGAAAGTCAGGTGTAAAGCTTTTAAAACCAGAGGAATTAAAACAAGTGAAGAAGGACAATAaggatatcaaaataaatattgatactgGTAATAGCTCTAATATATCAACAATTAAAATCCAAATTGCTGAGACTGATGTTTAG
- the LOC113395173 gene encoding protein takeout-like — protein sequence MGIQPMDPLKLELIKSDQGGLKIIFKDSTLTGLKDCSVENIKYDTSKMKQHVALKCNLVLTGDYNIDGQLLILTAQGNGKYKITIQDMLIKAVIDISTVNGKDGKPHWHISKWSYTFDVLTGTTFNFENLFNGNKALAQPVLDFVNTSWKDVMQEIAPPIVDAIIAKVIHGVESLYKSVPIDQLQE from the exons ATGGGTATACAGCCCATGGATCCACTGAAGCTAGAACTCATCAAGAGCGACCAGGGAGgtcttaagattatatttaaggaCTCCACCCTGACTGGCCTTAAGGACTGCAGTGTTGAAAACATCAA ATATGATACATCTAAAATGAAACAACATGTTGCTTTAAAATGTAACTTGGTACTCACGGGAGACTACAACATTGATGGAcaactattaattttaacagCCCAGGGTAATGGCAAATATAAGATTACTATAC AGGACATGCTGATTAAAGCTGTCATCGACATTTCTACGGTTAATGGTAAGGATGGAAAACCTCACTGGCATATTTCCAAGTGGAGCTACACTTTTGACGTTTTAACTGGGACCACCTTTAACTTCGAGAATCTTTTTAACGGAAACAAAGCCCTTG CTCAGCCAGTGTTAGATTTCGTCAACACCAGTTGGAAGGATGTAATGCAAGAAATAGCACCACCAATCGTCGATGCCATCATTGCTAAAGTTATCCATGGTGTGGAATCCTTGTATAAATCTGTACCCATTGACCAGCTGCAAGaatag
- the LOC113395182 gene encoding protein takeout-like has product MISLDPMAMKQVKAVQAGLKMEFKNTIVRGLRNCKVLELRRFSHKTEIDLKCSVTLIGNYSLNGKLLVLPIEGEGKYKIKIQDVIVKVVLDIEELTSDGERYWKVNGFKQTADVVGRAQFNFQNMFNGNRHLSDPVHEFANTNWKDIFQEVAPPIVNTIVSQIVDETIKFFDKVPIRQLVL; this is encoded by the exons ATGATTTCTCTGGACCCGATGGCAATGAAGCAAGTCAAGGCAGTTCAAGCAGGACTTAAGATGGAATTCAAAAATACCATTGTTAGAGGATTAAGGAATTGTAAAGTCTTGGAATTGAG ACGTTTCAGCCACAAAACAGAAATAGATCTGAAGTGTTCCGTGACTTTGATTggtaattattcattaaatggaAAGCTGCTTGTATTACCCATTGAGGGCGAagggaaatataaaattaaaatac AAGACGTTATAGTAAAAGTGGTGCTGGATATTGAAGAGTTAACGTCTGACGGTGAGCGTTACTGGAAGGTGAATGGTTTCAAGCAAACTGCTGATGTCGTGGGCCGGGCTCAATTCAATTTCCAGAATATGTTTAATGGGAACCGACATCTAT CTGATCCGGTGCACGAGTTTGCTAACACAAATTGGAAAGACATATTTCAAGAGGTGGCGCCTCCGATAGTAAACACGATAGTGTCGCAAATAGTTGATGAAACTATTAAATTCTTCGATAAAGTACCGATCCGACAGTTGGTTCTTTAA
- the LOC113395170 gene encoding uncharacterized protein LOC113395170: MLCPEVWSFPPPKVITSYKKCANLETVISAVERNCFYKSAIVTCADELHTPQQITEILLEDTDYYKVFNCPLTEFVEPAFIQNFVKSGKLYCLTADVNCIVQNCAAITPDGVLTLNILESTYQTLGLEGSKCPHNYYQVMINLVDIKNVERTRKALSKIKSLNFYVSWEPDKNNVCPSSIAKYFCDRNFEVSCHSLEVQKITPDVREIPTLIDCEIEGIVEWIGMLAHGAELCPTEDYVSSYSEPECDSPLQSSRISLLIIKGFLTPNIISNACKSLADYVESRELKDYWSSISIQSIEDSLWQWSASSPKMFQSQNSSCNFFFSEGGCAIYSIGQLRYS, translated from the coding sequence ATGCTTTGTCCCGAAGTTTGGAGTTTTCCTCCACCCAAGGTAATAACTTCATATAAGAAATGTGCTAACTTGGAAACTGTGATAAGTGCAGTTGAACgaaactgtttttataaaagtgCGATTGTAACATGTGCAGATGAACTACATACGCCGCAACAAATTACTGAAATTTTACTAGAAGATACTGATTATTACAAGGTGTTCAATTGTCCTTTAACAGAATTTGTGGAGCCagcatttatacaaaattttgtaaaatcggGAAAACTATATTGTCTTACAGCAGATGTTAACTGCATAGTGCAAAACTGTGCAGCTATAACCCCTGATGGAgtattaacattgaatattcTCGAATCTACATATCAAACATTAGGTCTGGAAGGAAGTAAATGCCCTCATAACTATTATCAAGTAATGATTAACTTAGTAGACATAAAAAATGTAGAAAGAACCCGAAAAGCCCTATCCAAAATTaagtcattaaatttttatgtatcttGGGAACCAGATAAGAATAATGTTTGTCCATCATCAATTGCAAAGTATTTCTGTGACAGAAACTTTGAAGTGTCATGTCACAGCTTAGAAGTGCAAAAAATAACGCCAGATGTCCGAGAAATACCAACTTTAATAGATTGTGAGATAGAAGGAATTGTAGAATGGATTGGTATGCTGGCACATGGAGCAGAATTATGTCCGACAGAGGATTATGTTAGTTCATACAGTGAGCCTGAATGTGATTCACCATTACAATCATCTAGAATatcactattaattattaaaggatttttaactccaaatataatatcaaatgcaTGTAAATCCTTAGCAGATTATGTTGAATCTCGGGAACTAAAAGACTATTGGTCTTCAATAAGCATACAAAGTATAGAGGATAGCTTATGGCAGTGGAGTGCTAGTAGCCCTAAAATGTTTCAGTCCCAAAATAGttcatgtaattttttcttttctgaAGGTGGATGTGCAATTTATTCAATAGGACAATTAAGATATTCATAA